The stretch of DNA ACTGGTGACGAACATGCGGGCCGTGGATATTGTTAGCCGTTACGGCGGCGAAGAATTTATGGTCGCCATGCCCAATACAACAGAGGCTGAAGCTGTTGCAGCCGCTGACCGTATCCGCGCGCTAATCGCAGGCACGCCCATATATGTTGACGGCGAAGCCCTCACCATCACGACAAGCGCAGGCGTATCCCAAGTCTTTAAAGACGAAGATATGCGTGAGGCCCTAAAACGCGCAGATGCGGGACTGTACCGCGCCAAACACGCAGGTCGCAATTGCGTCTTTGGCAGCGAACAACCAAAGGCGGCTTAACGCCCCTGTTATAAACCACCCAAGAAAAAAGCCGCCCATAACGGAGCGGCTTGCTTCATGCAAAATGGGCAGGGAGACCTACTTGATTTTGCCTTCTTTAAAATCGACGTGCTTGCGGACAACGGGGTCGTATTTACGCTTGACCATTTTTTCAGTCATTGTACGCGCGTTTTTCTTGGTCACGTAGAAGTAACCTGTGTCAGCCGTCGAGT from Fretibacter rubidus encodes:
- the rpmG gene encoding 50S ribosomal protein L33; amino-acid sequence: MAKPTTIKIRLNSTADTGYFYVTKKNARTMTEKMVKRKYDPVVRKHVDFKEGKIK